A window from Dermacentor albipictus isolate Rhodes 1998 colony chromosome 10, USDA_Dalb.pri_finalv2, whole genome shotgun sequence encodes these proteins:
- the LOC139050786 gene encoding SCO-spondin-like, protein MGSCKHGIGIAIAAICIVVANGQEQFGPRQCGCLEEPVNGAPRRDRFCRPKWTLPSELNRIRHCVCRPGLIRNSWGDCITQQECKSCKCFWDRDFNVCTRACPLICNEPIRSTCPQHCVFGCDCPPGYIRSSSGRRKSCVKIDRCPPRCPPNSIFQTCVSTCAPKCGKPRPTNCATLCQRGGCVCNQGYAEVEQDGQIICVPEQDCARYGTMPTPFQPTGPGNVDHGGGSFGTSYRPGGDTAPQIPAPIPGAGVPPRGAEGMFPQGGPTYGSTGYSPGGISMYPQGTPPQGTTVNRPGGVGTFPQSVPSMGPTQNQPSGSVIFQGGSISPVNNGYLPISSAGTILYPPISVETRPVVSPGSNSGYQIGRPCFSQSSPCTQFSTVGVGGCRQCQ, encoded by the exons ATGGGGAGCTGCAAGCACGGTATTGGAATCGCTATAGCCGCGATTTGCATAGTTGTGGCAAATGGCCAGGAACAAT TCGGGCCTCGGCAATGCGGCTGCCTTGAAGAACCAGTGAACGGCGCTCCAAGACGGGATAGGTTCTGCAGGCCTAAGTGGACACTGCCCTCAGAACTGAACAGAATTCGCCACTGCGTGTGCAGGCCGGGTCTTATTCGAAACTCCTGGGGCGACTGCATCACTCAGCAAGAGTGCAAGAGCTGCAAATGCTTCTGGGACAGAGACTTCAATGTATGCACTCGCGCGTGCCCCTTGATTTGCAACGAACCGATACGGTCAACATGTCCCCAACATTGTGTCTTCGGATGTGACTGCCCTCCTGGATACATAAG GAGCTCAAGTGGAAGAAGGAAATCTTGCGTCAAGATCGATCGGTGCCCTCCAAGGTGCCCGCCAAACTCGATCTTTCAAACCTGCGTGTCGACCTGTGCGCCAAAGTGCGGAAAACCTAGGCCAACTAACTGCGCCACCCTCTGTCAGAGGGGTGGCTGCGTCTGCAACCAGGGTTACGCCGAGGTGGAGCAGGACGGACAGATAATATGCGTTCCGGAACAAGACTGTGCGAGATACGGTACGATGCCGACGCCGTTCCAACCTACCGGGCCCGGAAATGTGGACCACGGCGGTGGTTCCTTTGGCACATCATACCGTCCGGGTGGCGACACTGCACCTCAAATTCCAGCACCCATACCTGGTGCGGGAGTTCCCCCACGTGGTGCTGAAGGAATGTTCCCACAGGGTGGGCCCACGTATGGCTCCACCGGATATAGCCCGGGAGGAATTTCTATGTACCCGCAGGGAACACCCCCGCAAGGTACTACGGTAAACAGGCCTGGTGGAGTGGGAACGTTCCCACAAAGCGTGCCTTCAATGGGTCCAACGCAAAATCAGCCGTCCGGTAGTGTAATATTCCAAGGTGGTTCAATCTCACCCGTTAACAATGGGTATTTACCAATCAGTAGTGCAGGAACAATATTATATCCCCCGATCAGCGTGGAAACTCGACCAGTTGTTTCGCCAGGCTCAAATTCAGGTTACCAAATAGGTAGACCTTGCTTTAGCCAAAGTTCACCATGCACTCAATTCTCCACAGTCGGCGTCGGAGGATGCCGGCAGTGCCAGTGA
- the LOC139050787 gene encoding epidermal growth factor-like protein isoform X2: MMSRRRSRCGPAERPTRVIPRRERYCSPRLTRPLLLRKRRRCVCKRGFIRNAWGQCITHSECDSCKQFPHMDFNVCESDCPLTCARPIPFFCVVHCARGCACPPGYVIDPAAITKGCVSAKACPPRCPRYSSFQQCVSTCEPRCDVLRPKKCVKHCHYGKGPVKCGHTEVAVRRWRRRDRFCRPMLTRPSLRWKRRSCICKRGYVRNAWNQCIPAYECNRCKRLRRMDYNLCETACPLTCGQPIPRFCSMECVKGCSCPPGYVIDPRRRTKSCISARWCPPKCPAKARFRLCVSTCEPRCDTPRPKKCVKRCYGGDCVCKWRYAKLFQRGQMYCVRRRDCPNRYKQLYGNFYWNLLGNDAY, from the exons ATGATGA GTAGGCGGCGCTCCCGCTGTGGCCCCGCGGAGCGGCCCACGAGGGTTATACCGCGCCGGGAACGATATTGTAGCCCTCGACTCACCCGACCTCTGCTGTTGAGGAAGCGACGAAGGTGCGTCTGCAAGCGGGGCTTCATCCGCAACGCCTGGGGTCAGTGCATCACTCACAGTGAGTGCGACAGCTGCAAACAGTTCCCGCACATGGACTTCAACGTGTGCGAGTCGGACTGCCCGCTAACCTGCGCCAGGCCGATCCCGTTTTTCTGCGTCGTTCACTGTGCTCGTGGCTGTGCTTGCCCGCCTGGATACGTGAT cgaCCCCGCGGCGATCACGAAAGGGTGCGTATCGGCCAAGGCCTGTCCCCCCAGGTGCCCACGATACTCAAGCTTCCAGCAATGTGTCTCCACCTGCGAGCCGAGGTGCGACGTACTGCGGCCAAAGAAATGCGTCAAGCACTGCCACTACG GCAAGGGCCCAGTAAAGTGCGGTCACACTGAAGTAGCGGTCAGACGATGGCGCCGTCGAGACCGCTTCTGCAGGCCTATGCTTACCCGGCCGTCACTCAGGTGGAAGCGCCGTTCGTGTATCTGCAAGCGGGGCTACGTACGGAATGCGTGGAATCAGTGCATTCCGGCGTACGAGTGCAACAGATGTAAGCGACTGCGGCGCATGGACTACAACCTGTGCGAGACCGCCTGTCCGCTCACTTGCGGCCAGCCGATACCCAGGTTCTGTTCAATGGAGTGCGTGAAGGGCTGTTCCTGCCCTCCTGGATACGTGAT AGACCCGAGGCGTAGGACAAAGTCGTGCATATCGGCCAGGTGGTGCCCTCCCAAGTGTCCTGCCAAAGCCCGATTTCGTCTCTGCGTTTCCACCTGTGAACCAAGGTGCGACACACCGAGGCCGAAGAAGTGCGTAAAGCGGTGCTACGGAGGCGACTGCGTCTGCAAGTGGCGTTACGCCAAGCTTTTTCAACGGGGCCAAATGTATTGCGTGCGCCGGAGGGATTGTCCCAATCGCTACAAGCAGTTGTACGGGAACTTCTATTGGAACCTGCTTGGAAATGATGCATACTAA
- the LOC139050787 gene encoding zonadhesin-like isoform X1 — protein sequence MKLRALALVLLCVVVVANAKRNGRRRSRCGPAERPTRVIPRRERYCSPRLTRPLLLRKRRRCVCKRGFIRNAWGQCITHSECDSCKQFPHMDFNVCESDCPLTCARPIPFFCVVHCARGCACPPGYVIDPAAITKGCVSAKACPPRCPRYSSFQQCVSTCEPRCDVLRPKKCVKHCHYGKGPVKCGHTEVAVRRWRRRDRFCRPMLTRPSLRWKRRSCICKRGYVRNAWNQCIPAYECNRCKRLRRMDYNLCETACPLTCGQPIPRFCSMECVKGCSCPPGYVIDPRRRTKSCISARWCPPKCPAKARFRLCVSTCEPRCDTPRPKKCVKRCYGGDCVCKWRYAKLFQRGQMYCVRRRDCPNRYKQLYGNFYWNLLGNDAY from the exons ATGAAGTTGAGAGCACTGGCACTTGTATTGCTTTGCGTTGTTGTGGTCGCAAACGCAAAGAGAAATG GTAGGCGGCGCTCCCGCTGTGGCCCCGCGGAGCGGCCCACGAGGGTTATACCGCGCCGGGAACGATATTGTAGCCCTCGACTCACCCGACCTCTGCTGTTGAGGAAGCGACGAAGGTGCGTCTGCAAGCGGGGCTTCATCCGCAACGCCTGGGGTCAGTGCATCACTCACAGTGAGTGCGACAGCTGCAAACAGTTCCCGCACATGGACTTCAACGTGTGCGAGTCGGACTGCCCGCTAACCTGCGCCAGGCCGATCCCGTTTTTCTGCGTCGTTCACTGTGCTCGTGGCTGTGCTTGCCCGCCTGGATACGTGAT cgaCCCCGCGGCGATCACGAAAGGGTGCGTATCGGCCAAGGCCTGTCCCCCCAGGTGCCCACGATACTCAAGCTTCCAGCAATGTGTCTCCACCTGCGAGCCGAGGTGCGACGTACTGCGGCCAAAGAAATGCGTCAAGCACTGCCACTACG GCAAGGGCCCAGTAAAGTGCGGTCACACTGAAGTAGCGGTCAGACGATGGCGCCGTCGAGACCGCTTCTGCAGGCCTATGCTTACCCGGCCGTCACTCAGGTGGAAGCGCCGTTCGTGTATCTGCAAGCGGGGCTACGTACGGAATGCGTGGAATCAGTGCATTCCGGCGTACGAGTGCAACAGATGTAAGCGACTGCGGCGCATGGACTACAACCTGTGCGAGACCGCCTGTCCGCTCACTTGCGGCCAGCCGATACCCAGGTTCTGTTCAATGGAGTGCGTGAAGGGCTGTTCCTGCCCTCCTGGATACGTGAT AGACCCGAGGCGTAGGACAAAGTCGTGCATATCGGCCAGGTGGTGCCCTCCCAAGTGTCCTGCCAAAGCCCGATTTCGTCTCTGCGTTTCCACCTGTGAACCAAGGTGCGACACACCGAGGCCGAAGAAGTGCGTAAAGCGGTGCTACGGAGGCGACTGCGTCTGCAAGTGGCGTTACGCCAAGCTTTTTCAACGGGGCCAAATGTATTGCGTGCGCCGGAGGGATTGTCCCAATCGCTACAAGCAGTTGTACGGGAACTTCTATTGGAACCTGCTTGGAAATGATGCATACTAA
- the LOC139050787 gene encoding hemocytin-like isoform X3 encodes MDFNVCESDCPLTCARPIPFFCVVHCARGCACPPGYVIDPAAITKGCVSAKACPPRCPRYSSFQQCVSTCEPRCDVLRPKKCVKHCHYGKGPVKCGHTEVAVRRWRRRDRFCRPMLTRPSLRWKRRSCICKRGYVRNAWNQCIPAYECNRCKRLRRMDYNLCETACPLTCGQPIPRFCSMECVKGCSCPPGYVIDPRRRTKSCISARWCPPKCPAKARFRLCVSTCEPRCDTPRPKKCVKRCYGGDCVCKWRYAKLFQRGQMYCVRRRDCPNRYKQLYGNFYWNLLGNDAY; translated from the exons ATGGACTTCAACGTGTGCGAGTCGGACTGCCCGCTAACCTGCGCCAGGCCGATCCCGTTTTTCTGCGTCGTTCACTGTGCTCGTGGCTGTGCTTGCCCGCCTGGATACGTGAT cgaCCCCGCGGCGATCACGAAAGGGTGCGTATCGGCCAAGGCCTGTCCCCCCAGGTGCCCACGATACTCAAGCTTCCAGCAATGTGTCTCCACCTGCGAGCCGAGGTGCGACGTACTGCGGCCAAAGAAATGCGTCAAGCACTGCCACTACG GCAAGGGCCCAGTAAAGTGCGGTCACACTGAAGTAGCGGTCAGACGATGGCGCCGTCGAGACCGCTTCTGCAGGCCTATGCTTACCCGGCCGTCACTCAGGTGGAAGCGCCGTTCGTGTATCTGCAAGCGGGGCTACGTACGGAATGCGTGGAATCAGTGCATTCCGGCGTACGAGTGCAACAGATGTAAGCGACTGCGGCGCATGGACTACAACCTGTGCGAGACCGCCTGTCCGCTCACTTGCGGCCAGCCGATACCCAGGTTCTGTTCAATGGAGTGCGTGAAGGGCTGTTCCTGCCCTCCTGGATACGTGAT AGACCCGAGGCGTAGGACAAAGTCGTGCATATCGGCCAGGTGGTGCCCTCCCAAGTGTCCTGCCAAAGCCCGATTTCGTCTCTGCGTTTCCACCTGTGAACCAAGGTGCGACACACCGAGGCCGAAGAAGTGCGTAAAGCGGTGCTACGGAGGCGACTGCGTCTGCAAGTGGCGTTACGCCAAGCTTTTTCAACGGGGCCAAATGTATTGCGTGCGCCGGAGGGATTGTCCCAATCGCTACAAGCAGTTGTACGGGAACTTCTATTGGAACCTGCTTGGAAATGATGCATACTAA